The following proteins are co-located in the Longimicrobium sp. genome:
- the tnpA gene encoding IS200/IS605 family transposase, whose product MREPYTQLYLHVTWSTWDRLPLITPDRQPVVYASIQQQCSVLGADVLAIGGIEDHVHVLLRFRPTHSISHLVGRMKGASSRVVEQASREPFKWQGAYGAFTVSKRGVPVVRDYVLNQTEHHRSGVLIHALELTSAPPPANPASSR is encoded by the coding sequence ATGCGCGAGCCGTACACGCAGTTGTATCTTCATGTGACCTGGTCGACCTGGGACCGGCTGCCGCTCATCACGCCGGACCGGCAGCCGGTGGTCTACGCCTCCATCCAGCAGCAGTGCTCCGTGCTGGGGGCAGACGTGCTCGCCATCGGTGGGATCGAAGACCACGTGCACGTGCTCCTGCGCTTCCGGCCGACGCACTCGATCTCGCACCTGGTCGGCAGGATGAAGGGCGCCTCCTCGCGCGTGGTGGAGCAGGCTTCGCGCGAACCCTTCAAGTGGCAGGGAGCGTATGGCGCCTTCACCGTCTCCAAGCGTGGGGTTCCCGTAGTCCGCGACTACGTGCTGAACCAAACGGAGCACCACCGGTCCGGTGTTCTGATCCACGCGCTGGAGCTGACCTCCGCGCCGCCGCCAGCGAACCCAGCCTCCTCGCGCTAA
- a CDS encoding type II toxin-antitoxin system HicB family antitoxin codes for MRYLVVIEATRTGYSAYAPDLPGCVSTGATPGEVEANMREAIDLHLRGLRVEGYDVPPPQSLAVYLEVAPPGSRRRG; via the coding sequence ATGAGGTACCTGGTGGTGATCGAGGCCACCCGGACGGGCTACTCGGCGTACGCGCCGGACCTGCCCGGGTGCGTGTCCACCGGCGCCACGCCCGGCGAGGTGGAGGCGAACATGCGTGAGGCCATCGACCTGCACCTGCGCGGCCTGCGCGTCGAGGGCTACGACGTCCCCCCGCCGCAGAGCCTGGCGGTGTACCTGGAGGTGGCCCCGCCGGGGTCGAGGCGCCGGGGTTGA
- a CDS encoding type II toxin-antitoxin system HicA family toxin yields MVRLLHVDGWYLVRTKGGHHQDKHPIKRTLVTMPGDPHHDLAAGTLGSLLRQAGRDR; encoded by the coding sequence ATGGTCCGTCTCCTCCACGTGGACGGCTGGTACCTGGTGCGGACGAAGGGGGGCCACCACCAGGACAAGCACCCGATCAAGCGCACGCTGGTGACCATGCCGGGCGACCCGCACCACGACCTGGCGGCGGGCACCCTGGGGAGCCTGCTGCGGCAGGCGGGGCGGGACCGATGA